The Aneurinibacillus migulanus genome contains the following window.
AGCAAAAGAAGCTGTTCCTCCATCTCTTGATATTTAACATTGGCACACTGAAATATAACTTCTGCGTCTTTTGCTGCTTCAACAATGGTTCGGTAATCAAATATATCCCCCAGTTTGTATGACAACCGTTGATTAAAATGGTGTTCCTCCATTAATGCTTTCAACTTATTTTCGGAACGCCCAAAAGCAATGACCTTTACACCTCTAGCAAGTAATTCCGAAACAATAACCTGACCGGTTCCACCCGTTGCTCCTAATACGATCGCTTTTTTCATTTTGTAACTCCCCTTTTATTTAGTGATTAATCAATAACAAATAGTGAAATAAAAACCGACGTTAATCGGTCATTAATTTTTTTCCACCATCAATGAGTTCTGGTAAATCTATAAAAAAGGAAATATTGCAGAGTATTCCCCTGGCCAGGAAGGTCGTGACTTCTCTATCAGCATTTGCGATTCCTGCAGATTGGAACCTTTCTAATACATAACTTCTAATTTGTGACAGACCCTTTCTCGTAGAATTTTTTATTGATTCTTCTGTCACCGAAAGTCCTATGACCTGCAACGCAATTTCATTAGCGTGTAATATAGACAACTCTTCATATGCTTCGATCATTTTGGTAACTAATTGTTCGGAACTAGATTCCACATTTTTAAAAGTTTGAAGGATCCTTTCAAATGCCCGATCTAAGGCTGCGACAAACAACTCCTCTTTTGTTTTAAAGAATCTAAAGACATAAGGTTGAGATATGCCGGCTTTTTCTGCAATGAGTGCCGTCGTTGTATTATAGTAACCCCTTTCCGCAAACACTTCTAAGCTCGCCTCGAGAATATCTTCCTTACGGTTTTCCTTTTTCGGTCTAACCATTGTTAAAACTCCTTACTATATTTAGTGATTGATTAATCAATTACATAATAACCAATTTTGATATCTAATGCAAGTGTTCAGATTGCCGTCACTGTCATTTGTGACTACAGTTAAATAATCTCATGTTTATGCCTCCTAATAAAACATGATTAATTTTCAAGGTGTTCCTGTGTGAAAAATTCTCCAAAAGAAATGTCCCTTTATTTCATTTTAAATCGTTATATGTAATACATAAACGTCGGGAGGTGAAACGATGACTCTAATCGAAGAATGGATTTTACAAATCGTTGAAAAAGGAGAGAGTGAAGCATTTACAAAAATCATCGAAGCTTTTCAAAAACCAATCTTTATGTATTGCTACCGTCTGCTGGGAAATCGACAAGAAGCCGAAGATGCAACACAAGATATTTTTTTTAAAGCGTATCAAAAATTAGAACAGTATAAGCCAACCTGCTCATTTTCATCATGGCTTTACAAAATAGCCTACAATCATTGTCTAGACCTAACCAGAAAACGGAAAATCTATCAGAGAATCAAACGTTTATTTACTTTTAATCCTGTAACCGAAAGCATTGAGCAAACGTTCGATAAACAACTATTTAGTGAGTCACTCACCTATGCCCTGTCCAAATTGTCCTTACAGGAACGTAACCTATTGATTTTACGAATATTCGAGGAAAAGACGTTTGAGGAAATAGGGCTCATTTTTGGAAAAAGCACAGCGGCAGTAAAGAAACAATATGAAAGGACTAAAAACAAAGTAAAAAAGCGGATAAATGAAAGTGAGGCGAAAGAACATGAAGAATGTACAACTCTCCCTTGATGAGCAAGAAATTAAAAAACATGAGCTTAATTTTGTACAAGAAAAATTCGATGTGAAAAATCAGGTGATGAAAAAAATTAATCAGGAACGTTATAAAAAGAAACCTGTATGGTATAAAAAAACAGCCCCAATCGCTGTTATAGGTTCACTGTTGCTGCTTACTTCTATTACTGTTTACGCAGGCTCGCAATTCATGGAAATTAAGGATGAAAAAGGCAAGATAGTCATGAAAACTCAAGAAGAAGTAAAATCCAAAAAACAAACAGAAGTATGGGAAGCACAAGATAAAATCTACGACAGTTCGGAAATAATAAAGAAATTAAAACCGGGGGAAGTCGCAGCCGTGTACATTAATGATGAGAAAGCCAACCCGGAGAAGCTTATCAATTTTGTCCATAATGAAGTCAATTATAAAACATACAGTGATTTTTTACGTGAGTTAACAGAAAAAGAAGGTCCTTCTTTAAAACAACCGTCATATTTGCCGGAAGGATATACGTTTGAAAGTGGGGTTGTAATGGCACAAACACCAAATCCATCACCTTCTGCACACGACAAAATGTATGAAAAATTACAAAAAGAAATGAGTCAAGAGGCGGAAAAAAGCGGTGAGAAGCTCATTGTAAAAAATAATATAAACTGGTCAAAATCGAATCGTGTTAGTCTAACATATTCAAAGGGTGAGGAAAATACTTATTTATATTTAGATGCAACCTTAATTTCTGACAATGTAATGCCTGTTGTAGAATATTCAAGAGATCGTACCACTGAGAAAGTAAAAATTGGTCAACATGAAGGTTTTTATACCTACTATCCTTCTCCTGATAATATAAAAGATCATCAACGAACTTGGATTGGCAAACAACTAACGTGGATTGATAAACAAAGAAATATAGTCTATGATGTATATCCATCTGAAAACAGTAAATTAACAAAGGAAGAATTAATTCGTATCGCTGAGAGTATAAAGTAGATAATTCTAAATGTGTAAAACAAAGATCCGGGTGTATACGTAAGTCAGGGTGTGGAAAAGCATAAGATTTCTCTACACCCTGGAAACCTATTAGGGTTTAGTTGACATACCTCTCTTTGAAATTCTTTTAGTAAACAAAAAGTAAATCCTACTTCCTGATTGAAAGTAGGATTTGCCATATTAAAATATTCATTTATGCCATCAACAATTCCTTGAGCAACCCGTTCTTGAAACTCCGGATTAAGCATGGTCATATTTTCGTTATGGTTACTCATAAAACCAACTTCAAGAAGCACTGCTGGCATTTTGGTATCACGCAAAACTACAAGGTTCGGCCTAATTTTTACGCCTCGATTTTTAAATCCAGTCGCTTTAACAAAGTGCTTATGCATCACTTCGGCAAGTTTTTTGTCCTGCTGTGTTCNTTTATCATTTATTTGCCTTTTCCTTAGGCTCTTGTTTTACTTTCTTCCTGATCAGCTCTTCGTCAAGTTCACGTGTTCGTGTCATAGTTACATCATAAGAGGGATTATTTTTAAGTTTACTTTCAACTCTCTCAGCAATCATAAGGGTTAAATCTTTTTCCTTGTTCCCAATCGTTCCGGTTGCCCCATTATCTTTTCCACCATGTCCCGCGTCAATGACAACCTTGAATATATTTTCTTCTATTGGCAACTCTTCTTTTTGAATTGGTTCTTTTTCCGTTTCCTCCAAAGCTGGAAGCGGCTTTGGAGTTGGTTGTATCGTAGGCTCTTGATTAGCTTTTATTTTTATGTAGGAGGCTTTTGCGTATCCAGGNGGTACCATTCGT
Protein-coding sequences here:
- a CDS encoding TetR/AcrR family transcriptional regulator, whose protein sequence is MVRPKKENRKEDILEASLEVFAERGYYNTTTALIAEKAGISQPYVFRFFKTKEELFVAALDRAFERILQTFKNVESSSEQLVTKMIEAYEELSILHANEIALQVIGLSVTEESIKNSTRKGLSQIRSYVLERFQSAGIANADREVTTFLARGILCNISFFIDLPELIDGGKKLMTD
- a CDS encoding RNA polymerase sigma factor — protein: MTLIEEWILQIVEKGESEAFTKIIEAFQKPIFMYCYRLLGNRQEAEDATQDIFFKAYQKLEQYKPTCSFSSWLYKIAYNHCLDLTRKRKIYQRIKRLFTFNPVTESIEQTFDKQLFSESLTYALSKLSLQERNLLILRIFEEKTFEEIGLIFGKSTAAVKKQYERTKNKVKKRINESEAKEHEECTTLP
- a CDS encoding N-acetylmuramoyl-L-alanine amidase family protein, translating into TQQDKKLAEVMHKHFVKATGFKNRGVKIRPNLVVLRDTKMPAVLLEVGFMSNHNENMTMLNPEFQERVAQGIVDGINEYFNMANPTFNQEVGFTFCLLKEFQREVCQLNPNRFPGCREILCFSTP
- a CDS encoding N-acetylmuramoyl-L-alanine amidase, which translates into the protein PGYAKASYIKIKANQEPTIQPTPKPLPALEETEKEPIQKEELPIEENIFKVVIDAGHGGKDNGATGTIGNKEKDLTLMIAERVESKLKNNPSYDVTMTRTRELDEELIRKKVKQEPKEKANK